The genomic window TCGGCCGGCGGCCCCGTGCCGGGCTCCTGCCCGACCGTCAATGGGCTAGCTGTCAGCGTCTTCGCAGATTGCCCATTATGGCGCAATCGCCCTGTCCCGCAAGCCCCCTCGAATTGCCTCCGCGACGGGGACGGGAGGTCCGGTTCTCCCCCTTACGAAGGCAGTGCTGTAAGGGTCTCGGCATTCTGCGACGGGGCGGCAGATAGTAGCATAAACTCTTATTTGGTATCGGGTTGAGTCCCTAGCAGGAGGCCCCGCGTTATGGACGACGACGTCTTTTCCACCGTCGTTCTTGAGAAGCTTCCTTTGGCGGAGTCGGTGTGGCGCCTGCTCCACTATACGATGGATGAAGCCTGGCTGGTGGACCTCTGGGATCGGAACCGCGGCCGCTGCTACGAGCGCGAATTGAAATTCAGCACGCTGGCCCATCTCGTCTCCGACGCCCTGCTGCAGCACGACGGGAGTGGCCGAAAGTCCTTCGAGCGGGCGCAGGAAGAGAGGATCTTGAACGTCTCGATCCCCTCGCCCTACGCGAAGCTCGCGACGCTCCCCGTGGCCCTGAGCGAGGCCTTTCTCGAGGGAGGCAGCCGGCGGATGCAGGCGGTCTTGCCCGAGGACCTGGCCGTCGATCCCCTGCCGCCCTGCTTGGAGGGCTACGACGTCTTTGGCGCCGACGGCAAGGCGGTCAAACACGTCAAGCGGTTGCTCAAGTCGTTGCGCAACCTGCAGGCGGGTATCCTGGGCGCGCGCGCCTCGGTGGGCTTGAACCTGAGGACGGGGCTGGTCGTGGGCATGGTCGGCCATCTCGACGGCGAAGCCGGCGAGGCGGCGCTGACCGAGGACCTCCTGCCCCGTCTGGCCACGGCCGCGGCCCGGTCGGGGAAGCCGTGGGTGGCCGTGCTCGACCGGCTCTACTGCAACTTGAGCTTCCCGCGGCGGGTGCTGGACGCCGGGGGCCATTTCCTCATCCGCTACTGCAGCAATACGACCTTCGTCCCCGATGCGAAGAGGCCGGCCCGTGCCGGCCGCGACTCCCGCGGGAGGCGGATCGTTCAGGAGTGGGGGTGGCTGGGCAAGGTCGAGAAGGGTAGTCGGGTGTACGTGCGCCGGATCACGCTCGACCTCGGCGGCGGCAAGTCGATCGGCGTCGTCACGGATCTGTTGGATGAGGAGGAGTTCCCCGCGGAGGCCCTGCTCGCGACGTATCACGGCAGGTGGGGGATCGAGGAGGCCTTTCACCAGATCACCGAGGTGTTCTCGTTGAAGCGCCTGATCGGCACCGGGCCGAAGGCCGTGCTCTATCAGATGTCGTTCTGCCTGCTGTTGTACAACGCGTTGCAGGTGGTGCGGCTTCACCTGGCCTCGCATCAGGCATGCGCGGCGGAGAAGATCTCCAACGAGAAGCTGTTCGACGACGTGCAGCGGCAGATGATCTCGGTCGACGAGTTGATCGAGGCGGACGTCCTGCTTGGCATGCTCGGTGCGGTGCCGTCCGCGGATGAGTTGCGCTCGCGTTTGCAGGAGCGCCTGGGCGGGGTATGGAGCAAGCGCTGGTGGAAGGCGCCGAGCTCCGGGGGAGGCGGGCACAAGAAGGAGAAGAAGCGCGTGCTCGGTAACCATACCTCGACCTACCGTGTGCTTCAGCAAGCCCGCGAATAAGATATGAACTCCCGAGGCACCTGCAAGACCCTTACAGCACTGCCTTACGAAGGGGGAGTTAGAGGGGGTGGATTGCGGAGGCCCAGGCGGTCGAATCCACCCCCCTGTATCCCCCCTTCGTAAGCTTAGCATTACCCACGGGTCTACCGCATATGTTTCTTCATTGCCTCGAGGAGCAGGGTGTAGCCGGCGGCCATGGCCTCCAGGCGGCGGAGGCCGCGCCAGATCGTCTTGACGCCCGGCTCGCCGTCGCCCTTGCGGCCCAGGAAGCCGCCCAGCTTCGCCACCCGCCGCACCGCATCCTTCAGCGTCGGGTCCTCGTCCGGGCCCTCCAGCAGCCGCAGGACCGCACGCTCCGGCTCGCCCAGGGCCGCCTCGGCCGGGCCCTCGGGATGCCGCCTCGCCTCGTAGGTCAGCCACAGCAGCCGCCACGCCACCGCCGAGCACGTCGCCACCGCCCGGTCCAGCCGCCCCGCCGTCCGCAGCTGCAGCCGCTCGACCCGGCAGCCCGACTTCAGGACGAAGTGATAGCGCTCCACCAGCCACCTCAGGGCATACCACCGCACCGCCCGCTCGGCGTCGGCCAGGGACCGCACCGGCAGCGTCGTCACCAGCCACCACCGCACCGGCTCCTGCCCCTCTGGCGGCGACTCCTCCTCGACGAGGATCGCCGTCAGCGGCACGTCCGGCAGACCGGAGGCGCCCTTGCGGTTCGCCGGCGGCTTGACCGCCACG from Aquisphaera giovannonii includes these protein-coding regions:
- a CDS encoding transposase produces the protein MDDDVFSTVVLEKLPLAESVWRLLHYTMDEAWLVDLWDRNRGRCYERELKFSTLAHLVSDALLQHDGSGRKSFERAQEERILNVSIPSPYAKLATLPVALSEAFLEGGSRRMQAVLPEDLAVDPLPPCLEGYDVFGADGKAVKHVKRLLKSLRNLQAGILGARASVGLNLRTGLVVGMVGHLDGEAGEAALTEDLLPRLATAAARSGKPWVAVLDRLYCNLSFPRRVLDAGGHFLIRYCSNTTFVPDAKRPARAGRDSRGRRIVQEWGWLGKVEKGSRVYVRRITLDLGGGKSIGVVTDLLDEEEFPAEALLATYHGRWGIEEAFHQITEVFSLKRLIGTGPKAVLYQMSFCLLLYNALQVVRLHLASHQACAAEKISNEKLFDDVQRQMISVDELIEADVLLGMLGAVPSADELRSRLQERLGGVWSKRWWKAPSSGGGGHKKEKKRVLGNHTSTYRVLQQARE